In Bacteroidia bacterium, a genomic segment contains:
- the lpxD gene encoding UDP-3-O-(3-hydroxymyristoyl)glucosamine N-acyltransferase encodes MEFNAQQIAGLLNGSVEGNPEVSVNNVSKIEEGLPGTLSFLANPKYTNYIYSTQASIVIVGKDFIPEQAINSTLIRVDDAYKAFATLLEVYNKLKSTKEGVEPGSYISLDAQLGDKVYVGSQAYIGNRCVIGTGAKIYPQVFIGDDVIIGEQTVLHPGVKIYAGCVIGANCIIHSGTVIGADGFGFAPQGENYNKVPQIGNVVIEDHVEIGSNSSIDRATLGSTYIRKGVKLDNLIQIAHNVEIGENTVIAAQTGVAGSTKIGKNCMIGGQVGIIGHLTIGNDVKIAAQSGIGSNLKDGEIVQGSPAFGIGEYRRSYVVFTKLPEMYKRVSELEKKWKESSS; translated from the coding sequence ATGGAATTTAATGCACAACAAATTGCAGGACTATTAAATGGTTCTGTTGAAGGGAATCCTGAAGTTTCCGTAAATAATGTATCAAAGATTGAAGAAGGGCTTCCTGGTACATTATCCTTTTTAGCCAACCCAAAATACACCAATTATATTTATTCTACTCAGGCCTCCATTGTTATAGTTGGAAAGGATTTTATTCCTGAACAGGCTATAAATTCTACTTTAATACGAGTTGATGACGCCTACAAAGCATTTGCCACCTTGCTTGAGGTTTACAATAAATTGAAATCCACAAAAGAAGGCGTAGAACCCGGATCTTATATAAGTTTGGATGCCCAATTAGGGGACAAGGTATATGTTGGCTCACAGGCCTATATAGGGAATCGATGTGTAATAGGTACAGGTGCGAAAATTTATCCCCAGGTATTTATAGGTGATGACGTAATAATAGGAGAACAAACAGTATTGCATCCGGGTGTTAAAATCTATGCTGGATGTGTTATTGGAGCCAATTGTATCATACACTCAGGAACTGTTATTGGAGCTGATGGTTTTGGTTTCGCGCCTCAAGGGGAAAATTACAACAAGGTGCCTCAGATTGGCAATGTAGTTATTGAAGATCATGTTGAAATAGGATCGAATTCCTCCATCGATAGAGCTACACTTGGAAGTACTTATATTCGCAAGGGAGTGAAATTAGATAACCTTATTCAAATTGCTCATAATGTGGAAATTGGTGAAAATACTGTCATTGCTGCCCAAACCGGAGTAGCCGGTTCAACTAAGATTGGAAAAAATTGTATGATTGGTGGACAGGTAGGAATTATTGGTCACCTAACCATAGGAAATGATGTAAAAATTGCAGCCCAAAGTGGGATTGGATCTAATTTGAAGGATGGGGAAATTGTACAAGGTTCACCAGCCTTTGGAATTGGAGAGTACAGAAGAAGTTATGTGGTATTTACAAAACTTCCTGAGATGTATAAGCGGGTATCGGAATTAGAAAAGAAGTGGAAAGAGTCCAGTTCTTAG
- a CDS encoding glycosyltransferase produces MGKKIIISVINDLVTDQRVKKVCSTLQEMGFELLLVGRKLPESLPLERPYEVKRMKLIFKRGPFFYAEFNFRLFILLLFTKADCLHSNDLDTLLPNFLVSRIKGIPLVYDSHEYFTEVPEIQNKPIVKKIWSGLEEWIFPKLKTVITVNESIAQLFEKKYGKKPLVIRNLPELMNSTTTLTLEEIGLNPDLDWVVIQGAGLNIDRGAEEAVLAMQYLSNIGLMVIGGGDVLPHLHRLVDQYHLREKVVFIPKMEYSRLLQYTGLAKIGLSLDKDTNINYRYSLPNKIFDYILSGVPILATDLIEIRRVVYGFEVGELLPHLSPQLLADRIRTMIENQNKWNEYRNNTSRAKQKLCWEQEGKLILKQVYSNLKF; encoded by the coding sequence TTGGGAAAGAAGATTATTATTTCTGTAATAAACGATTTGGTAACTGACCAGCGTGTAAAGAAGGTTTGCTCTACTTTACAAGAAATGGGATTTGAGTTGTTGTTGGTAGGTCGGAAATTGCCTGAAAGTTTGCCATTGGAGCGTCCATATGAAGTTAAACGAATGAAATTGATCTTTAAAAGAGGTCCATTTTTTTATGCAGAATTTAATTTTCGACTTTTTATTTTGCTTTTATTCACCAAGGCTGATTGTTTGCATTCAAACGATTTAGATACACTTTTACCCAATTTCTTAGTGTCGAGAATTAAAGGAATTCCATTGGTTTATGATTCTCACGAATACTTTACCGAAGTACCTGAAATTCAAAATAAACCAATAGTTAAAAAAATTTGGAGCGGTTTGGAAGAATGGATTTTTCCCAAATTAAAAACTGTGATAACTGTGAATGAAAGTATTGCCCAGTTGTTTGAGAAGAAGTATGGAAAAAAGCCCTTGGTGATAAGGAATTTGCCGGAGCTTATGAATAGTACAACAACCTTAACTTTGGAAGAAATTGGTTTAAACCCTGATTTGGATTGGGTAGTTATTCAAGGTGCAGGTTTGAATATTGATCGTGGTGCCGAAGAAGCGGTTTTGGCTATGCAGTATTTATCCAATATCGGGTTGATGGTTATTGGCGGAGGGGATGTTTTACCTCATTTACATCGCTTGGTAGATCAATATCATCTAAGGGAAAAAGTAGTATTTATTCCGAAAATGGAATATTCCAGGTTGCTCCAATATACCGGTTTGGCCAAAATTGGATTAAGTTTGGATAAGGATACGAATATAAATTACAGGTATAGTTTACCTAATAAAATTTTTGACTACATACTATCAGGAGTTCCCATTTTAGCTACCGATTTAATTGAAATAAGACGTGTGGTTTATGGGTTTGAGGTAGGTGAATTACTTCCCCATCTAAGCCCTCAGCTTTTAGCGGATCGCATCCGAACTATGATTGAAAATCAAAACAAGTGGAATGAATACAGAAATAATACAAGTAGGGCTAAACAAAAATTGTGTTGGGAACAAGAAGGGAAATTAATTCTTAAACAGGTTTACTCTAACCTAAAGTTCTAA
- a CDS encoding SPOR domain-containing protein, with product MNKDLSIRYLIHQLLLEHDFIIVPGFGAFMTHPRPAYFDQNLNEFIKPSKSVQFNPRIQQNDGILAHAFSKEFNISLDQAYAQIQLEINTFQSSKSPIDFYNLGFLQVQLDGSFDFTPHLSSDLDDSVFGLDNILVKPVQIHQPLVLNLSSPTSNKSRNLRYFSYAAASLFLVFISLLSLKMDLWENSSEALMGWSYSGTPTYKSYSMEIGSDSYSDEFDLLPGKKISFYYLNSVTDETEGVFLETPVENSISTQAPSSGIGKFTIIIAAFSNPELAEKYCKSQQSLGKDAHLIPSSSSMLLVGLGQYESKSDAQNKLTEIQSTFPLAWIK from the coding sequence ATGAACAAGGATTTGTCAATACGTTACCTCATTCACCAACTGCTTCTGGAGCACGATTTCATTATTGTTCCGGGCTTTGGTGCTTTTATGACTCATCCCCGTCCTGCCTATTTCGACCAAAATCTGAATGAATTTATAAAACCTTCTAAGTCAGTTCAGTTTAACCCTAGAATTCAACAAAACGACGGAATTTTGGCTCATGCTTTTTCCAAAGAATTTAATATCTCTTTGGATCAGGCCTATGCCCAAATTCAATTAGAAATCAACACCTTCCAATCCTCTAAAAGCCCTATCGATTTTTATAACTTAGGATTCCTACAAGTGCAATTGGACGGCTCTTTTGATTTTACTCCACACCTTAGTTCTGATCTAGACGATTCTGTTTTTGGCCTTGACAATATTCTGGTAAAACCTGTACAGATTCACCAACCTTTGGTGTTAAATCTGTCTTCACCGACTTCCAATAAATCCCGTAACCTTAGGTACTTTTCTTACGCTGCCGCTTCCTTGTTCTTGGTTTTTATTAGCTTATTATCGCTGAAAATGGACCTTTGGGAAAACTCTTCAGAAGCATTAATGGGATGGAGCTACTCAGGAACCCCTACTTATAAATCATACTCTATGGAGATTGGCTCAGATTCCTATTCAGATGAATTTGACCTCCTTCCCGGAAAAAAAATCTCCTTTTACTACCTTAATTCTGTTACAGATGAAACAGAAGGTGTCTTTTTAGAAACCCCGGTCGAAAATTCCATCTCCACTCAAGCTCCTAGCTCCGGAATAGGAAAATTTACCATCATTATTGCTGCTTTCTCCAATCCGGAATTAGCAGAAAAATATTGTAAATCTCAGCAAAGTCTTGGCAAAGATGCTCACCTTATCCCTTCTTCCAGTTCCATGCTACTCGTTGGTTTAGGTCAATATGAATCCAAATCGGATGCTCAAAATAAACTAACCGAAATCCAGAGCACATTTCCATTAGCCTGGATAAAATAA
- a CDS encoding TlpA family protein disulfide reductase, with translation MNKTSLLIGLIAIGFIGFGFKNSTKTKSQPSNLSPNQTVGLNIGNKAPDLKYKSPSGKEISLSSLKGKLVLIDFWASWCGPCRMENPNVVSAYTKFKDKKFKNAKGFTIYGVSLDKDKGSWEAAIQRDGLVWENHVSDLGWWNSEPARIYGIQSIPSNFLIDGNGIIVGKNLRGDNLHAEIQKLVVN, from the coding sequence ATGAATAAAACATCCCTTTTAATCGGACTTATAGCCATCGGATTTATTGGCTTTGGATTTAAAAATTCCACAAAAACCAAATCCCAACCTTCCAACCTATCTCCTAATCAAACTGTTGGATTAAACATTGGCAATAAGGCCCCGGATTTGAAATATAAAAGTCCTTCAGGAAAAGAAATTTCCCTTTCATCTTTAAAAGGCAAACTTGTTTTGATTGATTTTTGGGCTAGTTGGTGTGGACCATGCCGAATGGAAAATCCAAATGTGGTTTCTGCTTACACCAAATTTAAGGACAAAAAATTCAAAAATGCCAAAGGCTTTACCATTTATGGTGTTTCCTTAGATAAAGATAAAGGCAGTTGGGAAGCGGCCATTCAAAGAGATGGATTGGTTTGGGAAAATCATGTAAGTGATTTGGGTTGGTGGAATTCTGAACCTGCCAGAATCTATGGAATTCAATCCATTCCATCCAATTTTTTAATTGACGGTAACGGTATTATCGTTGGAAAGAACTTACGCGGCGATAATCTTCATGCAGAAATCCAAAAATTGGTAGTGAACTAA
- the lptB gene encoding LPS export ABC transporter ATP-binding protein, which translates to MKLRADNLVKRYGKRTVVNHVSIEVNQGEIVGLLGPNGAGKTTSFYMITGLIRPNEGKIYLENREITDEPMYRRAQLGIGYLAQEASVFRTLSVEDNIMAVLEHTKLIKKEQEEKLEQLLNEFGLQHIRTNTGIKLSGGERRRTEIARALAVNPSFILLDEPFAGVDPIAVEDIQTIVSDLKKRNIGILITDHNVHETLTITDRAYLLYEGKILKQGTARELADDEQVRKVYLGKNFELRA; encoded by the coding sequence GTGAAATTAAGAGCAGATAATCTGGTAAAAAGATATGGAAAACGCACGGTAGTAAACCACGTTTCTATTGAGGTAAACCAAGGTGAAATTGTTGGATTATTAGGTCCAAATGGAGCTGGAAAAACCACCTCGTTTTATATGATTACAGGATTAATTCGACCCAATGAAGGGAAAATTTATCTTGAAAACCGGGAGATAACAGATGAGCCAATGTATCGTAGAGCTCAATTAGGTATTGGCTATCTTGCTCAAGAAGCAAGTGTCTTTAGAACCTTATCCGTAGAAGACAATATCATGGCCGTTCTTGAACATACCAAATTAATCAAAAAGGAACAGGAAGAAAAACTTGAACAATTATTGAATGAATTTGGCCTTCAACATATTAGAACCAATACCGGAATTAAACTTAGCGGTGGAGAAAGAAGAAGAACTGAAATAGCACGTGCATTAGCGGTAAATCCAAGTTTTATTCTTCTTGATGAACCATTTGCAGGGGTGGACCCAATAGCGGTGGAAGATATTCAAACAATTGTCTCCGATTTAAAAAAACGAAACATCGGTATCCTTATAACCGATCACAATGTTCACGAAACCTTGACAATAACAGATCGTGCCTATTTACTTTATGAAGGAAAAATTCTAAAACAAGGAACTGCCCGAGAACTTGCAGATGACGAACAGGTTAGAAAGGTTTACTTAGGAAAAAACTTCGAATTAAGAGCCTAA
- the glpK gene encoding glycerol kinase GlpK produces MPKYILALDQGTTSSRSILFDQKGNLVATAQKEFTQIYPQPGWVEHNPIEIWESQLSTAKEVLQIAGVSANDVVAIGITNQRETTVLWDKISGKPVYNAIVWQDKRTAPICDELKAKGLSDYVKNNTGLVIDSYFSGTKINWILDQVEGARTKAEQGELLFGTIDTWLLWNLTSGKVHATDFSNASRTMVYNITSLQWDSKLLNELNIPAKILPEVKPSSGNFGTSSAHFFGTEIPILGIAGDQQAALFGQTCFEPGTAKNTYGTGCFMLMNTGEKLTYSKNGLLTTIAWGLDNKVEYALEGSVFVAGAAIQWLRDGLKILDAAPDSEYFASKVPSSEGVYVVPAFVGLGAPYWDMYARGAIFGLTRGTTKGHISRATLESLAYQTKDVLNAMESDSGIHLKALRVDGGASANNLLMQFQADILNTEVQRPSVVETTALGAAYLAGLACGFYTKNQLLSSSPIDRKFIPDMENEKREKLYKGWKKAVERSMGWED; encoded by the coding sequence ATGCCTAAATACATTCTCGCTCTTGACCAAGGAACAACCAGTAGTCGTTCCATCCTATTTGATCAAAAAGGAAACCTGGTTGCTACAGCCCAAAAAGAATTTACTCAAATCTATCCTCAACCGGGTTGGGTCGAACACAACCCCATTGAAATCTGGGAAAGCCAATTGTCTACCGCCAAAGAAGTTTTACAAATTGCAGGAGTTTCTGCGAATGACGTGGTAGCTATTGGAATTACAAATCAAAGAGAAACCACTGTTTTATGGGATAAAATTTCCGGTAAACCTGTTTATAACGCCATCGTATGGCAAGATAAAAGAACAGCTCCAATTTGTGATGAGCTTAAGGCAAAAGGACTGTCTGATTATGTAAAAAATAATACCGGTTTGGTTATTGATAGCTATTTCAGTGGAACAAAAATCAATTGGATTTTGGACCAGGTGGAAGGCGCTAGAACAAAAGCAGAACAAGGAGAATTGCTGTTTGGAACCATCGATACGTGGTTGTTGTGGAACCTTACTTCAGGAAAAGTTCATGCCACTGACTTTTCCAACGCATCCCGTACCATGGTGTACAATATCACGTCCTTACAATGGGACTCCAAATTACTGAATGAATTAAATATACCAGCGAAAATTCTTCCGGAAGTAAAACCTTCCAGTGGAAATTTCGGAACCTCCAGCGCGCATTTTTTCGGAACCGAAATTCCTATTCTGGGTATTGCAGGCGATCAACAAGCAGCCTTATTCGGTCAAACATGCTTTGAACCTGGTACAGCCAAAAACACCTACGGAACCGGTTGCTTCATGCTGATGAATACCGGAGAAAAGTTAACCTACTCCAAAAATGGCCTTTTAACTACCATTGCTTGGGGATTGGACAACAAGGTTGAATATGCATTGGAAGGTAGCGTTTTTGTTGCAGGTGCCGCCATTCAATGGTTGCGCGATGGATTGAAAATTTTGGACGCTGCTCCCGATTCCGAGTATTTCGCCTCCAAAGTTCCAAGCTCAGAGGGAGTTTATGTTGTTCCGGCTTTTGTTGGTTTAGGAGCACCTTATTGGGACATGTATGCTCGAGGCGCTATTTTCGGCTTAACAAGGGGAACAACTAAAGGGCATATTTCCAGGGCAACTTTAGAATCGTTGGCATACCAAACCAAGGATGTATTAAACGCAATGGAAAGTGACTCGGGTATTCACTTAAAAGCTTTGCGCGTCGATGGTGGGGCTTCTGCCAATAACCTCTTAATGCAATTTCAAGCAGATATTCTAAATACCGAAGTTCAACGACCATCCGTAGTGGAAACTACTGCTTTAGGTGCTGCTTATTTAGCTGGTTTAGCTTGTGGTTTCTACACTAAAAACCAACTTTTGTCCTCCTCCCCTATTGATCGTAAGTTTATTCCTGATATGGAAAACGAAAAGCGTGAAAAGCTCTATAAAGGCTGGAAGAAGGCGGTTGAACGAAGCATGGGTTGGGAAGATTAA
- the recO gene encoding DNA repair protein RecO has translation MLVKTRAIILGTTRYLGNMVLVRMYSENKGQSLFIHKGGKRNHAAFLPLTLVEIVAEEKGNRSIQKLKEHSILNGFKEIYLDPEKSAIGLFLTELISKVVKEEEGNQPLFNYLLNMVSHLNSNEVDTKTFHLIFLIGLSEFAGFYPLGNYSTLNRFFDLNEGKYTSSIPPHPFFLEGSAAESLSRLKDCYETNSKLSIQPEDRRILLAALTDFFKLHLPGMKEMKSHLVLQEI, from the coding sequence ATGTTAGTAAAAACCAGAGCTATAATACTTGGAACAACCCGGTATTTAGGTAACATGGTTTTGGTTAGAATGTATTCCGAAAACAAAGGCCAATCCTTGTTCATACATAAAGGAGGGAAACGAAACCACGCAGCTTTTTTACCTTTAACATTGGTAGAAATTGTTGCCGAGGAAAAAGGGAATCGAAGTATTCAAAAATTAAAAGAGCATAGCATTTTAAATGGATTCAAAGAAATTTACCTGGATCCGGAAAAATCAGCCATTGGATTATTTTTAACTGAGCTAATTAGCAAAGTAGTTAAGGAAGAAGAAGGAAATCAACCCCTATTTAACTACCTTCTTAACATGGTTAGCCATTTGAATTCGAACGAAGTAGATACCAAAACATTTCACTTAATTTTCCTTATTGGCTTAAGCGAATTTGCCGGATTCTATCCTCTCGGAAATTATTCCACACTTAATCGCTTCTTCGATTTAAACGAAGGGAAATATACCTCCTCCATTCCACCACATCCATTTTTTCTTGAAGGAAGTGCCGCAGAATCACTAAGCAGATTAAAAGATTGCTATGAAACAAATTCCAAACTCAGTATCCAACCTGAAGATAGAAGAATTTTGTTGGCCGCACTAACCGATTTCTTTAAACTTCATTTACCTGGAATGAAAGAAATGAAGTCCCACCTGGTACTTCAAGAAATATAA
- the tsaD gene encoding tRNA (adenosine(37)-N6)-threonylcarbamoyltransferase complex transferase subunit TsaD: protein MPTILAIESSCDDTGIAILQDRKVIANLIANQKVHEQYGGVVPELASRAHQQNIIPLVEATLSKANLKLKDIDAIAFTRGPGLIGSLMVGVSFAKGLSLALNKPLIEINHIHAHLLAHLIEEDNKPNPNFPFLCLTVSGGHTQIVLAHSPFHLEILGETLDDAAGEAFDKAAKILGLPYPGGPLIDKYAQKGNPKTYKFPTPQIPGYDFSFSGLKTAMLYFVRDNIAQNPNFIQQNLPDICASYQETIVEFLLLKLKKAAKDYNISHIAIAGGVSANSVLRSRLISIGEKESWTTFIPKFEYCTDNAAMIGIAAYYKFTRKEFADLSIMPSARME from the coding sequence ATGCCAACCATTTTAGCCATTGAAAGCAGTTGCGACGATACAGGTATTGCTATACTACAAGACAGAAAGGTAATTGCTAATTTAATTGCCAATCAAAAGGTTCATGAACAGTACGGAGGCGTGGTACCGGAATTGGCATCCAGAGCTCATCAGCAAAATATTATTCCCCTTGTGGAAGCGACTCTTTCCAAGGCTAATCTTAAACTGAAAGATATTGATGCTATTGCATTCACTCGAGGCCCGGGATTAATAGGTTCCCTTATGGTTGGCGTTTCCTTTGCAAAAGGGTTGAGTTTAGCATTAAACAAACCGCTCATTGAAATTAATCACATTCATGCACATTTATTAGCTCACCTCATTGAAGAGGATAATAAACCAAATCCCAATTTTCCATTCTTGTGCCTGACTGTATCAGGTGGTCATACCCAAATTGTTTTAGCTCACTCCCCTTTTCATCTGGAAATTCTTGGCGAAACCTTAGATGATGCCGCAGGGGAAGCATTTGATAAAGCCGCTAAAATCCTTGGACTTCCTTACCCCGGAGGCCCTTTAATTGATAAGTATGCTCAAAAAGGAAATCCCAAAACCTATAAATTCCCAACTCCTCAAATCCCAGGATATGATTTTAGCTTTAGTGGTTTAAAAACTGCTATGCTATATTTTGTTCGTGATAACATTGCGCAAAACCCAAATTTTATTCAACAAAATTTACCCGACATTTGTGCATCCTATCAAGAGACAATAGTCGAATTCCTCTTGCTAAAATTAAAAAAAGCAGCTAAAGATTACAATATCTCTCACATTGCAATTGCTGGAGGGGTTTCTGCTAATTCAGTCTTACGTTCACGCCTGATTTCCATTGGAGAAAAGGAATCCTGGACAACCTTTATCCCAAAATTTGAGTATTGTACCGACAATGCTGCTATGATTGGTATTGCTGCCTACTATAAATTCACCAGGAAGGAGTTTGCTGATCTTAGCATAATGCCTTCTGCCCGAATGGAATAA